TCGTCGACGCGGTACTCGTTGCCGGCGAGCGAGATCGTGCCGGTCTTGCGGACGCAGCGGGACTCCTCCCACAGGAAGATCTCGTGGATCTCGGCGGGGTTGGGGTAGCGGACTTGGTCGGCCCCCGGTACGAATTCGCCGTCCCCCGTTTCGTGCCGGCGCCAGGGCCCGCCTACCGGATCAGGGGCCTCGGACTGTTGCCGCGTAGTCACCTGGCAGCAATACCGCCTCGGGTTGCCTGAGCGCCTTCTCGCAGACCGCGAGCAGGTAGGCCTTGGGCGAGATGCCGGCAAGCTTCGCGCACTCCATGAGCGTATAGAGGATGGCGGCGACCTCGGTGCCCCGCCGTGAGCGCGAGCCGTAGTGGTTTTTCCTTCCGACGACTACGCTGCGCAGCGCGCGTTCACTGCCGTTGTTGTCGATCGGGATGCGCGGGTCGTCGAGGAATCTCCGGAGCCCGGGCTCGAGGTTGATCATGTAGTTCATGGCAGCGGCGAGCCCGCTCCGCGGCAGCGTCCGTTCCAGCTGGGCCCGGGTCCAGGTGAACAGCTGGTCGACGATCGATCGGCTCTGCTTGTCCCTGGCCTTGGCGGCTTTAAGCTGGCCCTCCTGGATCTGCCGCTCGATCGCGTAAAGATCGCGGATCCTGGCGATCGCGAAGCCGGCCTCGTCCGGGAAGTTCTTCTCGCATTCGACGAACTTGCGCCGGACATGGGCCCAGCAGTTGGCCACGACGAAGCGTTGCGTCTCCTCGGCCAGGCTCCGGTAGACGGTGTAGCCGTCGGCCATGACGACGCCGGCAAAATCGCCCAGGAGCGTGCTGGCTGCCTGCTTGGATCGCGAGTCGAGGATCCGGTAGGCGACCAGGTCCTCGTTGACGATGGCCCAGGTCTGGAAGGTCTTGTTCTCCTTGGTCTTCCCGTTGTCGAGGAGCAGCCACCAGGTCTCGTCGCAGCCAATTACCGGGACAGACAGCGCTCGGTCGATGATGGCCTCGTAAGTGGGGGCCAGGAGCCGGGCAAGGACGTCAAGCTGGTCCCAGAGGGTCTGCGGTGCGACCTGCAAGCCCTCGCGGCGCATGATCGCGGCCTGGCGGTCGAGTGGCAGGTGGTCGGCGTACTTGCCGACCGCGACCTCGACGGCGAA
Above is a genomic segment from Candidatus Tanganyikabacteria bacterium containing:
- a CDS encoding IS66 family transposase: MSYDFASERSVTFLRAAAQALQDEVARLRAENAELRSLLGEQESASAEENAAVRHLLEKREQELFGRSSERRAPATKPEKPPRKPQHGHGPHDQTGVASETVPHELPEDQRICKQCGGTLEPMGDEAEESELITVEERFFVIQKHRRAKYRCRCNACVVTAPGPVRLTPGGRYSPAFAVEVAVGKYADHLPLDRQAAIMRREGLQVAPQTLWDQLDVLARLLAPTYEAIIDRALSVPVIGCDETWWLLLDNGKTKENKTFQTWAIVNEDLVAYRILDSRSKQAASTLLGDFAGVVMADGYTVYRSLAEETQRFVVANCWAHVRRKFVECEKNFPDEAGFAIARIRDLYAIERQIQEGQLKAAKARDKQSRSIVDQLFTWTRAQLERTLPRSGLAAAMNYMINLEPGLRRFLDDPRIPIDNNGSERALRSVVVGRKNHYGSRSRRGTEVAAILYTLMECAKLAGISPKAYLLAVCEKALRQPEAVLLPGDYAATVRGP